TTTTGTTGCAGCAACTGGACGATGAAGATAGGCTCAGCACGTTGACTGATGATATTTTACTGTCTATCTTGGGGAGAATCAGTTTATGTATGGCAGTAAGGACATGCGTGCTCTCTACACGGTGGAGGCATCTGCCTTGGTTGCTGCCTGAACTCAGCATCAGTGTCAAGGATTTCCTATCTGTTCCATGCCCTAAACCTATTGAGGCAAATGATATGGAGGAATTAGCTATGGTGTCTTTGACAAAAGCTACCAGGGGTTTCTTGGCTGATCCGCAAAGAGAACGTACCATCTCAAGTCTGCACATGAAGCTGTACTTGACCAACACTTTCTTTTCTGAAGTTGGCCCACTGGTAGGTGACGCGATTGACAACGGGTTGCTGAAAGATTTGGATCTCACCGTTCTTGATGAGACAGATCCTTTGGACCGCAGTGACGAGGATATGCTGCAGAGAGCTCAAGAAATCGATACTTTCTTCCGTGCCTACCCTAGTGTGCTCCACTGCCTCACAAAGCTCTCTCTGAAAAATGCAGGCTTCGACAAATTGGAAATGCACCATGTCTTGTTTGACTGCTGCAAGCAACTGAAGCATCTAAGCCTTTGTTATTGTGATACTGGCACTTACTCTGTCTTTAAGATTGATGCACCAAACTCAAAACTTTGTGTTCTAGacatcgacaggtgccgctttgaGAGAATCGAATTGGCCTGCCTCCCGAAATTGGAGACGTTCATATGGACTACTTGGGAATCTCAGCATGTCCCAGTAACCTTTGGGGTTGTTCCATCTCTCGGGGAATTAGAACTCTCATGTCCCGCATCATACAATGAACGCCCATTTAAATTAAGTGAGCTtctacatggaacaagtagcatacACACTCTCACATTGGATTTTGAAGGAGAAATTGTAAGTACTATTTATTTTCCGCTAAATGGTACTTCCTTTTGTGTTTGTCATGTCATCGCAGCTATGAGAGTTATATCATGGATGTGTTTATGCATGGTACAGTACAAACATAGATGTAACTTAATCTCATTCATGTGCTTGCAAACTATTCATTCTTCTTTTTAATCCTGTGATTAGCTTTGGTTGCAACCTGAAATGAAGGAACTCCGCACCGCATTCAACAAACTAAAGAAGCTGTCCGTGTGTGGCATTTTTGTTGAATTTGACATTTTATGGACGACGGCCTTTCTTGTAGCAGCACCATCTATCGAAAAACTATGCATTCAGGTGATGCCTTTGTCCGCATTACTTTCCTTTTCTCCACATTTGGAGCTTTAGTTTTTGACAAATTTCACTGGAAAATTGTTGGAAAATGG
This genomic stretch from Lolium rigidum isolate FL_2022 unplaced genomic scaffold, APGP_CSIRO_Lrig_0.1 contig_14805_1, whole genome shotgun sequence harbors:
- the LOC124680388 gene encoding uncharacterized protein LOC124680388; translated protein: MSPHQQFLLQQLDDEDRLSTLTDDILLSILGRISLCMAVRTCVLSTRWRHLPWLLPELSISVKDFLSVPCPKPIEANDMEELAMVSLTKATRGFLADPQRERTISSLHMKLYLTNTFFSEVGPLVGDAIDNGLLKDLDLTVLDETDPLDRSDEDMLQRAQEIDTFFRAYPSVLHCLTKLSLKNAGFDKLEMHHVLFDCCKQLKHLSLCYCDTGTYSVFKIDAPNSKLCVLDIDRCRFERIELACLPKLETFIWTTWESQHVPVTFGVVPSLGELELSCPASYNERPFKLSELLHGTSSIHTLTLDFEGEILWLQPEMKELRTAFNKLKKLSVCGIFVEFDILWTTAFLVAAPSIEKLCIQVWEHACDVGEFRGGIYRDRRTPHWEMRFDGSENRLLKELEFGGFRALEQQFTFIRSMLERSPNLQKIILRGDMQCEDCHALDASLRPSKFPKKDEEEMVAKRIRGGMFSPEIIFDEDWSRI